The Pseudomonas sp. SCA2728.1_7 DNA segment TCGGACTGAGGCTGATCAATGCGCTGATAAGCCCGCCACAAATAAAGATGATCGTGCTGCCCGCCGAGGCCGAGGTGCCGGCGTTTTCAGGAAACAGGCCCATGGCCCGAGAGGTGGCAGCGGGACGGGCGATGGTGGTGCCCGCCGTGCAGATCAGCATCGGAATCAACACAGTGGCCGGCGCCAGCGCATGATTGGCCGCCAGGTACAGCATCGCCAGCCCCGACAGCAGTATCAGGCTCAGTCCGGTGAGGATTTGCTGAACCGGCGTGATGCGTCGATTGAGTACGGCGGCAAGGATGCCACCGACAACGTAGGCAGCGCCGTAAACCAGCAGGATCAGTGAAAAGTCATACGGCGCGAGCTGCAATTGATCCATGAAGATCAACGGCGAAATCACGATGAAGGAGAAGTGGCAGGCGAAGGCAAACGCTGAAATCAGCCAGTAGCCGACAAACTCGAAGTCCCCCAGCACGCGGCGGTAGGACTGAATGAAACCGAGCCGCACGCCACTGTTAGCCGGTCGGCTGTTCGGTAAAAACAGCCAGGCCTTGATCAGCACCATGGCGGACAGCGCGGTAAATACCCAGAAGCTGCCGCGCCAGCCGAGTGTGGCCTGGAGAAAGGTGCCGGCCAGCGGCGATACCGAGATGAAAATCCCGGTGGCGGTGACCATCAGAATCCGCAAACGATCGCGTTCCTCACCTTCGAACAGATCCTGCACCAGCGCCTGGGACAGCACGAAACATCCACAGCCCAAGGCCTGCATCACTCGAAAGACCAGGAACAGCGAGTAATCGGAGGTCATCACGCAACCGAGCGCGCCAAGCATCGATACGCTCATGCCGGCGAGTA contains these protein-coding regions:
- a CDS encoding multidrug effflux MFS transporter yields the protein MDKGKSVATTRQRRAAVSLLLAMVLLGVFPLDVLLPSFPALATHFRHSPADIALSISLFAVGIAFAQVLIGPLSDVIGRKGLLLAGMSVSMLGALGCVMTSDYSLFLVFRVMQALGCGCFVLSQALVQDLFEGEERDRLRILMVTATGIFISVSPLAGTFLQATLGWRGSFWVFTALSAMVLIKAWLFLPNSRPANSGVRLGFIQSYRRVLGDFEFVGYWLISAFAFACHFSFIVISPLIFMDQLQLAPYDFSLILLVYGAAYVVGGILAAVLNRRITPVQQILTGLSLILLSGLAMLYLAANHALAPATVLIPMLICTAGTTIARPAATSRAMGLFPENAGTSASAGSTIIFICGGLISALISLSPTNLQSTLGYSFVLLSATALVLNNRLSRRARNVEANVVAQTGGD